From one Leifsonia sp. Root1293 genomic stretch:
- a CDS encoding class II glutamine amidotransferase, whose protein sequence is MCRWLAYSGEPIQPSTLILDAKHSLVAQSLNSPLGAETVNGDGFGFGWYPRDNRTGGIPAIFHSIEPAWHDENLREITHAVESPLFFAHVRAAGGPPIQQTNCHPFRYENWLFMHNGFLSGFTAMKRDLTFAVDPSLYPLIHGTTDSEVLFHLALTLGLRDDPIAGMAAAVRMVESVGRAHGIEFPMQGTVAVSNGKTLWAFRYSTEGRTRTLFHSAEISALRELYPDAERLDVFGSRARVVVSEPLTDLPGAFIEVPEATVAILDESGYEYQPFSPA, encoded by the coding sequence ATGTGCCGTTGGCTGGCTTATTCGGGTGAACCGATCCAACCGTCCACTCTGATCCTGGATGCGAAGCACTCCCTCGTGGCGCAGTCGCTGAACTCCCCCCTCGGTGCTGAGACCGTGAACGGAGACGGCTTCGGGTTCGGCTGGTATCCGCGCGACAACCGAACCGGCGGCATCCCGGCCATCTTCCACAGCATCGAGCCTGCCTGGCACGACGAGAACCTGCGCGAGATCACGCACGCGGTGGAGAGCCCGTTGTTCTTCGCCCACGTGCGAGCGGCTGGCGGTCCCCCCATCCAGCAGACGAATTGCCACCCGTTCCGCTACGAGAACTGGCTGTTCATGCACAACGGATTCCTCAGCGGGTTCACGGCGATGAAGCGCGACCTCACATTCGCGGTCGACCCGTCGCTGTATCCGCTGATCCACGGCACCACCGATTCCGAGGTGCTCTTCCACCTGGCGCTCACCCTCGGGCTCCGAGACGACCCCATCGCCGGGATGGCCGCTGCTGTGCGGATGGTCGAGAGCGTCGGGCGCGCTCACGGGATCGAGTTCCCGATGCAGGGCACCGTGGCCGTGTCGAACGGCAAGACCCTGTGGGCGTTCCGGTATTCGACCGAGGGCCGCACCCGCACGCTGTTCCACTCCGCTGAGATCTCCGCGCTGCGGGAGCTGTATCCCGACGCCGAGCGCCTCGACGTCTTCGGCTCCCGGGCGCGCGTGGTGGTCTCCGAGCCGTTGACCGACCTGCCCGGCGCCTTCATCGAGGTGCCGGAGGCGACTGTGGCGATCCTCGACGAATCGGGCTACGAGTACCAGCCGTTCTCGCCCGCGTAG
- the paaD gene encoding 1,2-phenylacetyl-CoA epoxidase subunit PaaD: MVTRAWAVAATIVDPEIPVLTIEDLGILRAVDEDGSSVRVRITPTYSGCPAVDAIRDDVTDALRASGYDEVTVELVLAPAWTTDWMSENGKQKLRDYGIAAPSGLAAARPSGPVRVRLTVKCPRCDSLDTREIARFGSTSCKALYECRACLEPFDYFKVL, encoded by the coding sequence ATGGTGACTCGCGCCTGGGCCGTCGCCGCCACCATCGTCGACCCCGAGATCCCGGTGCTCACGATCGAGGACCTGGGCATCCTGCGGGCCGTCGATGAGGACGGGTCGTCCGTGCGCGTGCGCATCACCCCCACCTACAGCGGATGCCCGGCCGTCGACGCCATCCGTGACGACGTGACCGATGCCCTCCGCGCATCGGGCTACGACGAGGTGACCGTCGAGCTCGTCCTCGCTCCGGCGTGGACCACCGACTGGATGAGCGAGAACGGGAAGCAGAAGCTGCGCGACTACGGGATCGCCGCACCGAGCGGTCTCGCCGCGGCACGCCCATCGGGGCCGGTCCGGGTGAGGCTGACGGTGAAGTGCCCACGCTGCGACTCCCTCGACACCCGGGAGATCGCCCGGTTCGGCTCCACCTCCTGCAAGGCGCTCTACGAATGCCGCGCCTGTCTGGAGCCGTTCGACTACTTCAAGGTGCTGTGA
- a CDS encoding ABC transporter ATP-binding protein — protein MTDSLLSIRDFSVVYDVDPPVAAVKNVTIDIKRGEIVGLAGESGSGKTTLAYGVQRLLKPPAVITSGSVVFHDADGDDIDINTLDAEAMRQFRWDKISMVFQGAMNALNPVMTIGSQLDDVFLVHRPEMNRSERRAAVIELLEIVKVGGQRIRSYPHELSGGMRQRVMIAMALALRPQLMVMDEPTTALDVLVQREILKQISQLRHEFGFSVIFITHDLPLLLEISDRIAIMREGEIVETATSEQLWSDPEHEYTRSLLRSFPRLTGEKGVVVR, from the coding sequence ATGACAGATTCCCTCCTTTCCATACGCGACTTCTCCGTCGTGTACGACGTGGATCCGCCGGTCGCGGCGGTGAAGAACGTCACCATCGACATCAAGCGCGGCGAGATCGTCGGGCTGGCCGGAGAGAGCGGGAGTGGGAAGACCACGCTCGCATACGGTGTGCAGCGCCTGCTCAAGCCGCCGGCGGTGATCACGAGCGGCAGCGTCGTCTTCCACGACGCCGACGGAGACGACATCGACATCAACACCCTCGATGCTGAGGCGATGCGGCAGTTCCGCTGGGACAAGATCTCGATGGTCTTCCAAGGGGCGATGAACGCCCTCAATCCGGTCATGACGATCGGCTCGCAGCTGGACGACGTGTTCCTCGTGCACCGTCCCGAGATGAATCGCTCGGAGCGGCGTGCGGCCGTCATCGAGCTGCTCGAGATCGTCAAGGTGGGCGGACAGCGGATCCGCTCCTATCCTCACGAGCTGTCCGGTGGCATGCGCCAGCGCGTGATGATCGCCATGGCTCTCGCGCTGCGCCCTCAGCTGATGGTCATGGACGAGCCGACGACCGCCCTCGACGTGCTCGTGCAACGCGAGATCCTCAAGCAGATCTCTCAGCTCCGCCATGAATTCGGGTTCTCGGTGATCTTCATCACCCACGACCTGCCGCTGCTGCTCGAGATCAGCGACCGCATCGCGATCATGCGCGAGGGTGAGATCGTCGAAACCGCCACCTCCGAGCAGCTCTGGTCCGACCCAGAGCACGAGTACACCCGGAGCCTGCTCCGTTCGTTCCCACGCCTCACCGGCGAGAAGGGAGTGGTGGTCCGATGA
- a CDS encoding TetR/AcrR family transcriptional regulator, with product MSTANTSNARPETERRRTEILRAALDIFGAKGSTNGTLADIADEVGMTHAGVLHHFGSKQRLLLEVLEYRDRDDVAALAERHIPGGPALFLHLVGTALRNSLRPGIVQAYTVLSAESVTDGHAAREYFEKRYRVLRNDVDGAFRELCAQENVRDSVRIDQASASILAVMDGLQLQWLLDPSAVDLADVSEFAIEAIVNAVVHPGPPLSSYVRDA from the coding sequence ATGAGTACCGCGAACACAAGCAATGCGCGTCCTGAGACGGAGCGCAGACGCACCGAGATCCTCCGCGCCGCGCTCGACATCTTCGGCGCAAAAGGATCGACGAACGGAACCCTCGCCGATATCGCCGACGAGGTCGGGATGACCCACGCAGGCGTGCTGCACCACTTCGGATCGAAGCAGCGTCTCCTGCTGGAGGTGCTCGAATACCGCGATCGGGACGACGTCGCCGCCCTGGCGGAGCGCCACATTCCCGGGGGCCCAGCGCTGTTCCTCCACCTCGTCGGCACTGCACTGCGGAACTCGCTGCGCCCGGGCATCGTTCAGGCCTACACGGTGCTCTCCGCCGAGTCGGTCACCGACGGTCACGCCGCCCGCGAGTACTTCGAGAAGCGCTATCGCGTGCTCCGCAACGACGTCGACGGGGCATTCCGCGAGTTGTGCGCCCAGGAGAACGTGCGCGACTCCGTCAGGATCGATCAGGCGTCGGCATCGATCCTCGCGGTGATGGACGGCCTGCAACTGCAGTGGCTGCTCGATCCCTCCGCCGTCGATCTCGCCGACGTGAGCGAATTCGCCATCGAGGCGATCGTCAACGCCGTCGTGCATCCGGGTCCGCCGCTGTCCTCATACGTCCGCGACGCCTGA
- the paaE gene encoding 1,2-phenylacetyl-CoA epoxidase subunit PaaE, which translates to MAARNLGAAAAATSTASARRRARFHELEVSEVRPLTADSVEVTFAVPDALTGEYDYLPGQHVALRAIIDGHELRRSYSICRPPHRAGAMTSISVAIKRDLGGRFSSWANSELHAGDRIDVMSPQGTFTTSLADFDGRHIVGIAAGSGITPLMSLAQTVLSTSETARFTLVYTNRSSLDVMFLDDLGDLKDRYPTRLALHHVLSREQRTAPLLSGRIDEDKLRRMLDVLIPPTTVDEWFLCGPFDLVQLCRDTLESVGVERSHVRFELFTTGEENRPTGDRGRPVVVRAGDEVVRIEFSLDGQSTTVESPVGAHESILNAALRVRPDVPFACAGGVCGTCRARILEGSVQMTENYALEPDELERGYILTCQSHPTTERVLVDYDV; encoded by the coding sequence ATGGCCGCCAGGAACCTGGGGGCGGCCGCGGCAGCGACGTCCACAGCATCCGCCCGCCGTCGCGCGCGATTCCACGAACTCGAGGTCTCCGAGGTGCGGCCACTCACCGCAGACAGTGTCGAGGTCACCTTCGCCGTGCCCGACGCCCTGACCGGAGAGTACGACTACCTGCCCGGTCAACACGTGGCCCTCAGGGCGATCATCGACGGGCACGAGCTCCGCCGCAGCTACTCCATCTGTCGCCCACCCCACCGCGCTGGTGCGATGACGAGCATCTCCGTCGCCATCAAGCGCGACCTGGGCGGCCGGTTCTCCAGCTGGGCGAACAGCGAACTGCACGCCGGAGACCGGATCGACGTGATGAGTCCGCAGGGCACCTTCACCACCTCGCTCGCGGACTTCGACGGTCGGCACATCGTGGGCATCGCCGCCGGATCGGGCATCACCCCGCTCATGTCGCTAGCCCAGACCGTGCTCTCCACCTCGGAGACGGCACGCTTCACGCTCGTCTACACGAATCGGTCGAGCCTCGACGTGATGTTCCTCGACGACCTGGGAGACCTCAAGGACCGATATCCCACGAGGCTCGCGCTGCATCACGTGCTTTCGCGCGAGCAGCGGACGGCGCCCCTGCTCTCCGGGCGCATCGACGAGGACAAGCTGCGCCGGATGCTCGACGTGCTCATTCCGCCGACGACCGTCGACGAATGGTTCCTGTGCGGGCCGTTCGACCTCGTCCAACTCTGTCGCGACACACTCGAGAGCGTCGGCGTCGAGCGTTCCCACGTTCGATTCGAGCTGTTCACAACCGGAGAGGAGAACAGGCCGACCGGTGATCGCGGTCGGCCCGTCGTGGTGCGCGCCGGCGATGAGGTCGTGCGCATCGAGTTCTCCCTCGACGGACAGTCCACGACCGTCGAGAGTCCCGTCGGTGCTCATGAGTCGATCCTGAACGCCGCCCTGCGCGTGCGACCCGACGTTCCCTTCGCCTGTGCGGGTGGAGTCTGCGGCACCTGTCGGGCCCGCATCCTGGAGGGCAGCGTGCAGATGACCGAGAACTACGCGCTCGAACCCGACGAGCTGGAGCGCGGCTACATCCTCACCTGCCAGTCCCACCCCACGACGGAGCGCGTGCTCGTCGACTACGACGTCTAG
- a CDS encoding ABC transporter permease, producing the protein MSADLSTGHHDPETAASTDGQSLVTLPVDQPPAETLPVDPTLVGTTATKAERAGRRLPWRFLGGRVLFYAFTAWAAITINFFIPRMMKGDAVQAYMAQSRGLLQPEAEKALRIQFGLDNSSSLWEQYLHYWNMLLHGDLGVSISSGMAPVADVIGAALPWTLCLVGFATIISFVVGTVLGAIVGWRRGGRLDLLVPVTTFLGTVPYFWLGLIFIAVFASLLGWFPAGHAYELGVTPGWNIEFIGDVVAHAALPALTIVIASVGGWVLGMRNMMLTVLDEDYVTVAQAKGMPDKRVLWRYAARNAVLPQIQSFALALGFIVGGTLVMEMVFSYPGIGLLLLNATNAKDYALMQGIFLVLVLAVLAANILADIAYAILDPRVRETEA; encoded by the coding sequence ATGAGCGCCGACCTGTCAACCGGCCACCACGATCCCGAGACGGCGGCATCCACGGACGGCCAATCGCTCGTCACGTTGCCGGTCGACCAGCCGCCGGCAGAGACGTTGCCGGTCGATCCCACGCTCGTCGGCACGACCGCGACCAAGGCGGAGCGCGCCGGACGTCGCCTGCCGTGGCGATTCCTCGGCGGCCGCGTGCTGTTCTACGCCTTCACCGCGTGGGCGGCCATCACCATCAACTTCTTCATCCCGCGGATGATGAAGGGCGATGCGGTGCAGGCCTACATGGCGCAGAGCCGAGGTCTGCTGCAGCCTGAGGCGGAGAAGGCGCTGCGGATCCAGTTCGGCCTCGACAACTCGTCGTCGCTGTGGGAGCAGTACCTGCACTACTGGAACATGCTGTTGCACGGCGACCTGGGCGTCTCGATCTCGAGCGGCATGGCGCCGGTGGCCGACGTGATCGGGGCGGCCCTGCCTTGGACGCTCTGTCTCGTCGGGTTCGCGACCATCATCTCGTTCGTCGTCGGCACCGTCCTCGGGGCCATCGTCGGCTGGCGGCGCGGCGGGCGACTCGACCTGCTCGTCCCGGTCACGACCTTTCTGGGCACTGTGCCCTACTTCTGGCTCGGACTGATCTTCATCGCGGTCTTCGCGTCCCTCCTCGGCTGGTTCCCGGCCGGGCACGCGTACGAGCTCGGCGTGACACCGGGGTGGAACATCGAGTTCATCGGCGACGTGGTCGCCCACGCAGCACTCCCAGCGCTCACCATCGTGATCGCGTCGGTCGGCGGCTGGGTGCTCGGGATGCGCAACATGATGCTCACGGTCCTCGATGAGGACTACGTCACAGTGGCGCAGGCCAAGGGGATGCCGGACAAGCGCGTGCTCTGGCGTTACGCGGCGCGCAACGCCGTCCTGCCGCAGATCCAGAGCTTCGCCCTCGCCCTCGGGTTCATCGTGGGAGGCACGCTCGTGATGGAGATGGTGTTCTCGTACCCCGGCATCGGACTGCTGTTGCTCAACGCGACCAACGCGAAGGACTACGCCCTGATGCAGGGGATCTTCCTCGTGCTGGTCCTGGCCGTACTGGCCGCCAACATCCTGGCGGACATCGCGTACGCCATCCTCGACCCCCGCGTACGCGAGACGGAAGCCTGA
- the dcd gene encoding dCTP deaminase produces MLLSDRDIKADLAADRISLEPYDEAMVQPSSIDVRLDRFFRLFDNHKYPFIDPAEDQPELTHLIEVAPDEPFILHPGEFVLGSTYEAVTLPDDIAARLEGKSSLGRLGLLTHSTAGFIDPGFSGHVTLELSNVATLPIKLWPGMKIGQMCFFRLTSPAEKPYGSAEYSSRYQGQRGPTASRSFQNFHRTDVSATEAGRPGA; encoded by the coding sequence GTGCTTCTCTCCGACCGTGACATCAAGGCCGATCTCGCCGCCGATCGCATCAGTCTCGAGCCCTACGACGAGGCGATGGTGCAGCCCTCGTCGATCGATGTGCGACTCGACCGCTTCTTCAGGCTGTTCGACAACCACAAGTACCCGTTCATCGATCCGGCAGAAGACCAGCCGGAGCTCACCCACCTCATCGAGGTGGCTCCCGACGAGCCGTTCATCCTGCACCCCGGCGAGTTCGTGCTCGGCAGCACGTACGAAGCCGTCACCCTTCCCGACGACATCGCCGCCCGCCTGGAGGGCAAGTCGTCGCTCGGCCGCCTCGGTCTGCTGACGCACTCCACCGCCGGCTTCATCGACCCCGGGTTCTCGGGCCACGTGACCCTCGAGCTCTCGAACGTCGCGACGCTGCCCATCAAACTCTGGCCCGGCATGAAGATCGGCCAGATGTGCTTCTTCAGGCTGACGTCGCCGGCGGAGAAGCCCTACGGGTCGGCGGAGTACTCCTCGCGCTACCAGGGACAGCGCGGGCCGACGGCATCCCGTTCGTTCCAGAACTTCCATCGCACGGATGTCTCCGCCACCGAGGCCGGTCGCCCCGGCGCCTGA
- a CDS encoding TIGR00341 family protein, whose protein sequence is MSRLVDALIPPSKRQPVEFLIDALDLDSGNSLSKRSAFLIMLVLAGTIAIAGILTDSTATVIGAMIIAPLGTPILGIGLGIVTGHLGLVVRSIGWVLAGVVVVVLLGLAFAAFVATPESLAANSQVVGRTSPSLMDLVAALATGLAGGFAMSRKDLSAILPGVAIAISLVPPLGVVGVCVGQGLWQDAAGALVLFLSNVVALVIAGSVVFTVAGYSRDPSSSPSANRRRAYTVVAVLTAIIAVPLAVNSVLSIATARWGVAIQQTTEDWLDGEEGARTYAVAWSGLTATIDVTTDDGSVPPIDTLQTAMSAVVPSFVGVVIDVGQGVEHVVQ, encoded by the coding sequence ATGTCTCGTCTTGTCGATGCCCTCATACCGCCATCGAAGCGCCAGCCCGTCGAGTTCCTGATCGATGCCCTCGACCTCGACAGCGGCAACAGCTTGAGCAAGCGCAGCGCGTTCCTCATCATGCTGGTTCTCGCCGGAACGATCGCGATCGCCGGCATCCTGACCGACTCGACAGCCACCGTGATCGGCGCGATGATCATCGCGCCGCTCGGCACCCCGATCCTGGGAATCGGTCTCGGCATCGTCACCGGGCATCTGGGGCTCGTCGTGCGGTCGATCGGGTGGGTTCTCGCGGGTGTCGTCGTCGTCGTTCTGCTCGGACTCGCCTTCGCAGCGTTCGTGGCCACACCCGAGAGCCTCGCCGCCAACTCCCAGGTGGTCGGACGAACGTCTCCCAGCCTCATGGACCTGGTCGCGGCGCTCGCCACCGGGCTGGCCGGCGGGTTCGCGATGAGCAGGAAGGACTTGAGCGCCATCCTTCCTGGTGTGGCCATCGCGATCTCGCTCGTCCCTCCCCTCGGCGTCGTCGGCGTGTGCGTCGGACAGGGGCTCTGGCAGGATGCCGCTGGCGCCCTCGTCCTCTTCCTCTCCAACGTCGTGGCACTGGTCATCGCGGGCAGCGTCGTCTTCACCGTGGCCGGGTACTCCCGTGATCCGAGCTCGTCGCCGAGCGCGAACCGTCGACGGGCCTATACGGTCGTTGCCGTGCTCACCGCGATCATCGCCGTGCCGCTCGCGGTCAATTCGGTGCTCTCGATCGCCACGGCCCGGTGGGGAGTCGCCATCCAGCAGACGACGGAGGACTGGCTCGACGGCGAGGAGGGCGCACGCACCTACGCCGTCGCATGGAGCGGCCTCACGGCCACGATCGACGTCACGACCGACGACGGCTCGGTTCCGCCGATCGACACGCTCCAGACGGCGATGTCCGCGGTCGTGCCGTCGTTCGTAGGCGTGGTGATCGACGTAGGGCAGGGCGTCGAGCACGTCGTGCAATGA
- a CDS encoding ABC transporter ATP-binding protein encodes MTTLEFKNVTKIYNVRGSGQLKALDDVSFTLRSHQTIGLVGQSGSGKSTIAKILTQLETPTRGEVLLDGAPIPRSGAGLRRYRQQLRMVFQDPFASLNPSHSIRHHIERPLRLDKVVPRQEIDDEVRRLLLRVRLDPDSVMERRPHELSGGQRQRVAIARALASRPALLVADEPVSMLDVSIRLGVLNLLADLQREEGLGVLYITHDLATARHFSDEIMVLNQGKVVERGTADDVILRPQDPYTQELRAASPDPEEFFRNRSVQTLGGAR; translated from the coding sequence ATGACCACTCTCGAGTTCAAGAACGTCACGAAGATCTACAACGTCCGCGGTTCCGGCCAACTCAAGGCCCTCGACGACGTGAGCTTCACTCTGCGCTCGCACCAGACGATCGGCCTCGTCGGCCAGTCAGGCAGCGGCAAGTCCACGATCGCGAAGATCCTCACGCAGCTGGAGACTCCCACTCGCGGCGAGGTCCTGCTCGACGGCGCCCCTATCCCCCGCAGCGGCGCTGGCCTGCGAAGGTACCGCCAGCAGCTTCGGATGGTGTTCCAGGATCCCTTCGCGTCCCTGAATCCCTCGCACTCCATCCGCCACCACATCGAGCGGCCGTTGCGACTGGACAAGGTGGTGCCCCGCCAGGAGATCGACGACGAGGTGCGCCGCCTGCTGCTGCGCGTGCGTCTGGATCCGGATTCGGTGATGGAGCGCCGCCCGCACGAACTGTCAGGCGGCCAGCGGCAGCGCGTGGCCATCGCGCGCGCACTGGCATCCCGTCCCGCACTGCTGGTGGCCGACGAACCGGTCTCGATGCTCGACGTGTCGATTCGACTCGGAGTGCTGAACCTGCTCGCCGACCTCCAGCGCGAGGAGGGGCTCGGAGTGCTCTACATCACTCACGACCTCGCCACGGCCCGCCACTTCAGCGACGAGATCATGGTGCTCAATCAGGGCAAGGTCGTCGAGCGCGGAACGGCCGACGACGTCATCCTTCGTCCGCAGGACCCTTACACGCAGGAACTGCGTGCGGCTTCACCCGATCCGGAGGAATTCTTCCGCAACCGGTCGGTACAGACTCTCGGAGGTGCGCGATGA
- a CDS encoding enoyl-CoA hydratase/isomerase family protein: MIELTIADGIAEVVLNAPERMNALDPAALAELLEAYVEAERSGVRALVLRGEGRAFCAGRDIANVDPATDDVLGYLGDLVTPLLEQMSRFPAPTFATAHGACLGVGLGLLIATDVVYVAETAKIGSPFAKLGATLDSGGHALFFERLGAHKTLDLIYTGRLMSGTEAVTSGLFSQVLPDDQVLESTRAAARGAASGATRAFLESKRLVAALRDERLGLWRSMDAENRAQAALCATADYREGFAAFREKRRPVFTGRG; the protein is encoded by the coding sequence ATGATCGAGCTGACCATCGCCGACGGCATAGCCGAAGTCGTCCTGAATGCGCCAGAGCGGATGAACGCTCTCGATCCGGCGGCGCTCGCCGAACTGCTGGAGGCCTATGTCGAGGCTGAGCGCTCCGGCGTTCGCGCCCTCGTGCTCCGTGGGGAGGGTCGCGCGTTCTGCGCCGGCCGTGACATCGCGAACGTCGACCCGGCGACCGACGATGTGCTCGGCTACCTCGGCGACCTCGTCACGCCTCTTCTCGAACAGATGAGCCGCTTCCCGGCGCCCACCTTCGCCACCGCCCACGGCGCGTGCCTGGGCGTCGGCCTCGGCCTGCTCATCGCGACGGATGTCGTCTACGTCGCTGAGACTGCGAAGATCGGTTCCCCGTTCGCCAAGCTCGGCGCGACCCTCGACTCCGGCGGGCACGCCCTGTTCTTCGAGAGGCTCGGGGCCCACAAGACCCTCGACCTGATCTACACCGGTCGGCTCATGAGCGGCACGGAGGCTGTCACGTCCGGGCTCTTCTCCCAGGTGCTGCCTGACGACCAGGTGCTCGAGTCGACCCGGGCGGCTGCCCGTGGGGCGGCATCCGGTGCCACTCGGGCCTTCCTGGAGAGCAAGCGTCTGGTCGCAGCCCTGCGTGATGAACGCCTGGGGCTCTGGCGGTCGATGGATGCGGAGAACCGTGCCCAGGCTGCACTCTGCGCAACAGCGGACTACCGGGAGGGCTTCGCTGCCTTCCGCGAGAAGCGTCGGCCGGTCTTCACCGGACGTGGCTGA
- a CDS encoding ABC transporter substrate-binding protein yields the protein MRLKNHLIVGGAVLALSALALTGCSAPSSGDDKTASSGSLTIAKPDGSAVLATQINNPFITTGSGMSLGYDRMIYEPLAIVNPVGKNETTPWLASKVEWNSDYTQLTVTPRADVKWNDGKPFTADDIIFTFTMIKNTPALDLAGLKLDDIKKDGENVVMTFSESKFVKQGDVLQTTIVPEHLWKDIKDPSKDPVKDAVGTGPYTVDSFSSQGVVLKARTDYWGGAVPVATLKYLEYNDNTGLLRALQSGETDWAQIFITDYQTNYVDKDPEHNVFWGANILSPDMILVNTTKAPFDDVAFRKAVNMVIDRKAHAEKARSNAGPELTNVTGIPQPTGDQYIAPEYQDETFSIDVDGAKKVLTDAGYTWDGDALVDPSGAKVSFTLQDPQGWNDYVTGIQLVASQVKTALGADAKVATPDANTWFGNIASGNFDAALHWTGSGSNPWHIYDDTMNGAYLEQESGGQVADNFGRYDNPEATKLLQQYASASDDATRTDALNKLQKIFVEDVPAIPIGTHPTLGEYNTRSFTGWPSEDNQYATADPTQPSAVQVLMSLKPVK from the coding sequence ATGAGGCTCAAGAATCACCTGATCGTGGGGGGCGCAGTCCTCGCGCTCAGCGCGCTCGCACTCACCGGATGCTCTGCACCGTCATCCGGTGACGACAAGACCGCCAGCTCGGGCTCGCTCACGATCGCGAAGCCTGACGGCTCCGCCGTCCTCGCCACGCAGATCAACAACCCGTTCATCACCACCGGCTCGGGCATGTCCCTCGGATACGACCGGATGATCTACGAACCGCTCGCCATCGTGAACCCCGTCGGCAAGAACGAGACGACCCCCTGGTTGGCATCGAAGGTGGAGTGGAACAGTGACTACACCCAGCTGACCGTCACTCCGCGTGCGGACGTCAAGTGGAACGACGGAAAGCCGTTCACGGCTGACGACATCATCTTCACCTTCACCATGATCAAGAACACCCCTGCTCTCGACCTCGCGGGTCTGAAGCTCGACGACATCAAGAAGGACGGCGAGAACGTCGTCATGACCTTCAGCGAGTCGAAGTTCGTCAAGCAGGGCGATGTCCTGCAGACCACCATCGTGCCCGAGCACCTGTGGAAGGACATCAAGGACCCCTCGAAGGACCCGGTCAAGGACGCGGTCGGCACCGGCCCGTACACGGTCGACAGCTTCTCGTCGCAGGGCGTCGTGCTGAAGGCCCGCACCGACTACTGGGGCGGCGCGGTTCCTGTCGCAACGCTCAAGTACCTCGAGTACAACGACAACACCGGCCTGCTTCGCGCGCTGCAGAGCGGCGAGACGGACTGGGCGCAGATCTTCATCACGGACTACCAGACGAACTACGTCGACAAGGACCCTGAGCACAACGTCTTCTGGGGTGCCAACATCCTCAGCCCGGACATGATCCTGGTCAACACGACGAAGGCCCCGTTCGACGACGTGGCATTCCGCAAGGCCGTGAACATGGTCATCGACCGCAAGGCCCACGCCGAGAAGGCCCGCAGCAACGCCGGCCCCGAACTGACGAACGTCACGGGCATCCCCCAGCCGACTGGCGACCAGTACATCGCTCCCGAGTACCAGGACGAGACCTTCTCGATCGACGTCGACGGTGCGAAGAAGGTTCTCACCGACGCCGGCTACACCTGGGATGGCGACGCATTGGTCGATCCATCCGGCGCGAAGGTGTCCTTCACGCTGCAGGATCCGCAGGGTTGGAACGACTACGTCACCGGCATCCAGCTGGTCGCGTCGCAGGTCAAGACCGCCCTCGGTGCCGACGCCAAGGTCGCTACTCCCGACGCCAACACGTGGTTCGGGAACATCGCCTCCGGCAACTTCGACGCCGCACTCCACTGGACGGGCTCCGGCTCGAACCCGTGGCACATCTACGACGACACGATGAACGGCGCATACCTCGAGCAGGAGTCGGGCGGCCAGGTTGCCGACAACTTCGGACGATACGACAACCCGGAGGCGACGAAGCTGCTCCAGCAGTACGCCAGCGCATCGGATGACGCGACCCGCACGGATGCGCTCAACAAGCTCCAGAAGATCTTCGTCGAAGACGTGCCCGCCATCCCGATCGGTACCCACCCGACGTTGGGCGAGTACAACACCCGCTCGTTCACCGGTTGGCCCAGCGAGGACAACCAGTACGCGACAGCCGACCCGACGCAGCCGTCGGCGGTCCAGGTCCTGATGAGCCTGAAGCCCGTCAAGTAA